Genomic window (Phragmites australis chromosome 5, lpPhrAust1.1, whole genome shotgun sequence):
CCTTTTATGTGGTTCTTTACTACTTGCAACATACAAAAGTTTCTGTGGTTCTTTACTTCTTGCAAAGTACAAACATAAATTTACGGAATTGCTATAATGGAACCAGGCGTTGTGTAGACAACGCCTAAATTTACCAGATCTGCACAAGCAGAGGTAGTAGCAAGTAGCAACTAAAACTACAAAGGGAATGATCCTCACCTGTTAGAGAAGATCTTCGTTGTGACTGCGAGGCTGGTGGCGCAGCGGAGGAGCATTCGTCCTCTTCAACATCCGGGATCTCCTTCCAGACCTCGATCATCCGGTTCATCGACTCTCGCACAATCTTGACCTGCATTGGCCAACAAGAACACCGGAAACTCAACACGCACACtcggataaaaaaaaaatgaatgccATCATCAAGATCCGAGCCAAATTGAAGACCGACCTTGTCAAACCTTCTGGCCTCGAAGAAGGTTACGCAAGAGGATTTGTAGGTCATGAGAAGATCCGTGTGCTCTAAAGCCAATGCAGCAAGCGCCTCCGCCGCGGCCTTCCTCGCCGCCCAGTCGTCACTGGCGATTGCATCGCGGAGGCACGGGATGGAGGCGGTGACTTCGGCAGCGCCGCCCACGGCCGCGGAGGCGCCGATGAGGGTGATGAGCGCGGGCTTGGCTTTGAAGGCATTGCTGCGGAGGAGCTTGAGAAGGCGGGGTTGGAGCTTGTGTAGGTAGGAAGCGAGGTCGGCGGCGAGGGTGGATGCCTCGACGGCGGCGACCGTGGCGAGCGCGGCCGCTAGCTGCGCGCACTGATCCTGCTCGTGGAGGAGCGCGTCCGTGAGGGGCCGGAGAGCGGCGGACGCTGagcccgccgcggccgccgcggcgcggaCGGTGTCGACGAGCGCGGCGCGGACGGAGGAGTCCTGGTCCCGGACGCGGcggagcgcggcggcgaggatgCGCGGGACGAGCGGCGCGACGGCGTCGCGCGAGTGGGTGGCGGCGACGAGCGCGAGGGCGCGGAGCGCGTGGCGGCGGAGCGGGGTCTTGTCGGTGGGGCGCGCGTCCGAGACCGCGGAGACGAAGGCCGGGAGCTCGTCCGGGCCCAGCGCGCGCGCGATGGCCTCGAGCTCCGCGGCCGCCATGGCCTCCGTGTCGCGGTCGGAGAGCTTGAGGAGGCAGCGGTTCACGCGCTGCTTGAGCGGCTCACGCCGCGCGGCGGTGCCCatggcgcgcgcgggagccacGAGCGGTGCTGTCGCGGTGTGGCTCCGCGAAGAGCCGACAGCCGCTAAGTGCCGCCAAGTTATTGGTGTGTGCCGTGGAGTGGCATGGAAGCTGCCTAGCTACTGACGCTCTCTCTAATAGGTGCCGGGTCCGGGGTAGGCAGTACTGCTACTGCGCGATTATTCATGCGCTTctcatttgttttcttctttttaacttttccttttctttcttttcctctgtCTGACATGGAAGAGCTCAAAGCAGCTTTGTACACCGGTATCAAACTCCATAAATTACCAGTGCAGTATTAACCCATGcgaaaattgattatatgtctTAAAATTGATCAATAtttgataatatattttaattttttttattataaattagttcttataaaatatatgatcAAACGATGATTAACTGGATAGGAAAGAACATCCCGACGTCGTGCGGCGTTTTGTGTTGACACAACCGATCTAGAAAAGGGGTCTACTACGTCTGCCACCGTTTCTTCATCAGAGAAGCTGGGAGAAAAGGATATGCTAATATTAATCAGTAGCTCGGCACATCACCGGATTAATGATTGGAATGAGGCACATTAATCGAACCAATACACTCCTGCTAATGATATGGTTTGGAGTTCCCAGAGGCTTTATGATGCAACAATCCATTTGTGTTAAAAAACAAAAGAGACAGAAAATACCGACTAGCTGTGATGGTATATCTAGACATATTCACGGAATTGATCTATGTTTTCATGGGACTAACTACCCCAGAGGCGGATCACCTCTTACGAATAAATCGAGCAGCTGTCCTAATTAGATAAGGGTTCTCCTTCACAGTTTAAATTCCCGTCGTGAATAGATTTTCATTCCCTTTAATATTTCAACGGTTTTACTTCACAGtttttatcataaaaatatttctaagaTTATTTCCTTTAGGACAGGATTCTATATCCTTTCTTTTCGCAATTTCTATCGAAAgaaagctgttagagataaaaaaaataaagaaaataaaaacgaagaaaaaaattgaaaaatgaaagaaataaacaaaatatGGTTAAAGATGATCTTACCTATGGTTATCCAGGAGCGGGTGAGTGTGGCTCAACAGTGGATGCCAAAGCTGATGCCGATCAAGGTCTAGTAAAATTCTACTCCACCTAGAATTTTGGACACGATTCGTCTCTGAACTACTTGCAAAT
Coding sequences:
- the LOC133919761 gene encoding TORTIFOLIA1-like protein 5, with the protein product MGTAARREPLKQRVNRCLLKLSDRDTEAMAAAELEAIARALGPDELPAFVSAVSDARPTDKTPLRRHALRALALVAATHSRDAVAPLVPRILAAALRRVRDQDSSVRAALVDTVRAAAAAAGSASAALRPLTDALLHEQDQCAQLAAALATVAAVEASTLAADLASYLHKLQPRLLKLLRSNAFKAKPALITLIGASAAVGGAAEVTASIPCLRDAIASDDWAARKAAAEALAALALEHTDLLMTYKSSCVTFFEARRFDKVKIVRESMNRMIEVWKEIPDVEEDECSSAAPPASQSQRRSSLTGSASDGRYPAASLGSNSVQSATRRSRLPVSRSPPPDVSHSVTKANNPLSIRNKKLSPPSHRKVGIAVAPDATPIKVVTEEKLLKGGNVRERLEARRTLFQGSEERANKLAGLKAGSRVVPYEGGGNLEEISEVDDGSERFQLVHKDESFSEIRTQLRQIENQQSSLLDLLQKFMGNSENGMNSLETRVRGLEMTLDEITRDLAFSSGRMSNREPDVNTCCILSPNFWRRRDGGRYSSRYSVSDAPNSSEESRTSYKWERQKFELVTNPLAETNISSGGKTGVTQEGRRKDTTLQKSRMG